One segment of Physeter macrocephalus isolate SW-GA chromosome 3, ASM283717v5, whole genome shotgun sequence DNA contains the following:
- the DNAJC16 gene encoding dnaJ homolog subfamily C member 16, whose amino-acid sequence MARGMKKQVIDEFVTQNKYLLAARLTSQKLFHELCPVKRSHRQRKYCVVLLTAEATKLSKPFEAFLSFALANTQDTVRFVRVYSNRQQEFANTLLPDSDTFQGKSAVSILERRNTAGRVVYKTLEDPWTGSESDKFILLGYLDQLRKDPALLSSEAVLPDLTDELAPIFLLRWLYSASDYISDTWDSIFHSNWREMMPLLSLVFSALFILFGTVIIQAFSDSNEERESSPPDKEEAREKSGKAEPSFTKGPSSKIPKKGFVEVTELTDVTYTSNLVRLRPGHMNVVLILSNSTKTSLLQKFALEVYTFTGSSCLHFSFLSLDKHREWLEYLLEFAQDAAPIPNQYDKHFMERDYTGYVLALNGHKKYFCLFKPQKTVEEEEALGSCSDLDSSLHLGESRGKSSSGLGSRPIKGKLSKLSLWMERLLEGSLQRFYIPSWPELD is encoded by the exons GCCCGAGGTATGAAGAAACAGGTCATTGATGAGTTTGTCACCCAAAACAAGTATCTGTTGGCAGCCAGGCTCACCAGCCAGAAGTTGTTCCATGAACTCTGCCCCGTGAAACGTTCTCACCGACAGAGGAA GTACTGTGTGGTTTTACTGACCGCTGAGGCTACCAAGTTGAGTAAACCCTTCGAGGCTTTCCTGTCCTTTGCTCTGGCAAACACACAGGACACAGTGAGGTTCGTGCGCGTCTACAGCAATCGGCAGCAGGAGTTTGCCAACACCTTACTGCCAGACAGCGACACGTTTCAAGGAAAATCAGCG gTGTCTATCTTAGAAAGGCGCAACACAGCAGGGAGGGTGGTGTATAAAACCCTGGAGGATCCCTGGACCGGGAGTGAGAGCGATAAATTCATCCTTTTGGGTTATCTTGACCAACTGCGGAAAGACCCAGCTCTTCTGTCCTCGGAAGCTGTGCTCCCCGACTTGACCGATGAACTTGCCCCT ATTTTTCTCCTTCGGTGGCTCTATTCTGCTTCTGACTACATCTCAGACACTTGGGACAGCATATTTCACAGCAACTG GCGGGAAATGATGCCCCTTCTGTCCCTGGTCTTCTCTGCCCTCTTCATCCTCTTCGGCACTGTCATCATTCAGGCTTTCAG CGACTCAAATGAGGAGCGAGAGTCAAGCCCTCCAGACAAAGAGGAAGCCCGCGAGAAGAGCGGGAAGGCAGAGCCGAGCTTCACCAAGGGGCCCAGCAG CAAGATTCCTAAAAAAGGCTTTGTGGAGGTGACCGAACTCACAGATGTAACGTACACCAGTAACTTGGTCCGCCTGAGGCCAGGCCACATGAACGTGGTCCTTATCCTGTCAAATTCCACCAAGACCAGCCTGCTGCAGAAATTCGCTTTGGAGGTCTACACGTTCACTGG GAGCAGCTGCCTGCACTTTTCCTTCCTGAGTCTAGATAAACACAGAGAATGGCTGGAATACTTACTAGAATTTGCTCAAGATGCGGCCCCGATCCCAAACCAATACGACAAGCATTTCATGGAACGTGACTACACGGGCTATGTACTGGCTCTGAATGGCCACAAGAAATACTTCTGCCTCTTCAAGCCCCAAAAAACAGTCGAAGAGGAGGAAGCCCTGGGGTCGTGTAGTGACCTTGACTCTTCCCTCCATCTGGGTGAATCTCGAGGGAAATCTTCTTCTGGCCTTGGATCCAGGCCCATCAAAGGAAAATTGAGCAAGTTGTCCTTATGGATGGAACGGCTGCTGGAAGGCTCCTTACAGAGGTTTTATATCCCGTCATGGCCTGAACTAGACTGA